In a genomic window of Venatoribacter cucullus:
- a CDS encoding replication protein P, whose amino-acid sequence MDSKQLLNRVTQQLQQASSALKTPTGEAVKEATIEQKEAINQIFELFRFNYHNQFLKAFPDHDTMVMAKRLWARLLCDYSGAVIMRAAERAVKESSWLPNVHEVLARCDVADTFGLPSAHAAYMEACRAPSPKKDFAWSHPAVYFAGRATDWFFLANTPEQQAFPVFQRNYEILLQRLQNGENLELDIAPALPETVAVSLPRDEQRQRLQALKQLIERH is encoded by the coding sequence ATGGACAGCAAGCAACTGCTCAACCGGGTTACACAACAGCTGCAGCAAGCGTCCAGCGCCTTAAAGACACCAACTGGTGAGGCGGTAAAAGAAGCCACCATTGAACAGAAAGAAGCCATTAACCAGATCTTCGAGCTGTTCCGCTTCAACTATCACAACCAGTTTCTGAAGGCTTTTCCCGACCATGACACCATGGTGATGGCCAAGCGCCTGTGGGCGCGGTTGCTGTGCGATTACAGTGGCGCCGTCATCATGCGCGCCGCCGAGCGGGCAGTAAAAGAAAGCAGCTGGCTGCCCAATGTGCACGAAGTGCTGGCGCGCTGCGATGTCGCCGATACCTTTGGTCTGCCCTCCGCGCACGCCGCCTATATGGAAGCCTGCCGCGCGCCGTCGCCGAAAAAAGACTTCGCCTGGAGCCACCCGGCGGTGTATTTCGCCGGCCGCGCCACCGACTGGTTTTTCCTTGCCAATACGCCCGAACAACAGGCGTTTCCGGTGTTTCAGCGCAATTATGAGATTCTGCTGCAACGCCTGCAGAACGGCGAAAACCTGGAACTGGATATCGCCCCGGCGTTACCGGAAACCGTGGCCGTCAGCCTGCCCCGCGACGAACAGCGCCAGCGCCTGCAAGCCTTGAAGCAGCTGATCGAACGCCATTAA
- a CDS encoding TonB-dependent copper receptor → MLASRLHPLALSIALASSLPVLADSQLDPVVVTAPAMNEVLTVVTDPKAPRQPVPAHDGADLLKSIPGFAVIRKGGTDGDPLFRGMAASRLSILLDGETILGGCGNRMDPPTAYVFPEEYDSVTILKGPQSVKHASGSSAGTVMFERAKPDFSTNPLQGYVSLLGGSFGRNDQVAQILAGGDQGYIRLNGTRSDADNYDDGDGNEVHSAYTRWSTSAQLGWTPDADTTVELSAAKSDGEAAYGDRGMDGTAFDRTNIGLSYEQNNLSPLVAQVKARIYHNYVDHVMDNYSLRDVLPTATKMVSNPDRETQGATASTELNLSDRLTLELGAEHQRNEHSLRKAMSMVAGDAAADPDYQSQTRIDDMRFTSNALFAEATQQLDGGNSLHAGLRVTRDEAEDLRSGKTTSSTEDNQWLTSAFARYEQQLNSNTRSYIGLGYTERAADYWERTRNPEATSSMMTGSASTFALNPEQTTQLDIGLVYSSTDIKASVSAFYAHHNDYILIEKLSAVASDARNIRATTLGTEADLSWRFAPNWTSTSTLAWVYGDNDNEDRALGQMPAPELRLGLNYAQGKWTAGGLWRGVAQQSRVAVNQGNIVGQDIDETSAYAVFSLHAGYQAMENLLVTAGIDNLFDRTYAEHISRNGATVPGYDVTTDRINEPGRNLWLKAQYNF, encoded by the coding sequence ATGCTCGCGTCGCGTCTGCATCCGTTAGCCCTGAGTATTGCCCTGGCCAGCAGCCTGCCGGTTCTGGCCGACAGCCAACTGGACCCGGTGGTGGTGACAGCCCCGGCCATGAATGAAGTGTTAACTGTGGTCACCGACCCGAAAGCCCCGCGCCAGCCGGTACCCGCCCACGATGGTGCCGACCTGCTTAAAAGCATCCCGGGCTTTGCCGTAATCCGCAAAGGCGGCACCGATGGCGACCCGTTATTCCGTGGTATGGCGGCCTCGCGCCTGAGCATTCTGCTGGATGGTGAAACCATCCTCGGCGGTTGCGGCAACCGCATGGACCCGCCCACGGCCTATGTGTTCCCGGAAGAATACGACAGCGTCACCATCCTGAAAGGCCCGCAAAGTGTGAAACACGCCAGCGGCAGCAGCGCCGGCACGGTGATGTTTGAACGCGCCAAACCCGATTTCAGCACCAACCCCCTGCAGGGTTATGTCAGCCTGCTGGGCGGCAGCTTTGGCCGTAATGATCAGGTGGCGCAGATTCTGGCCGGCGGCGACCAGGGCTATATCCGCCTCAACGGCACCCGCAGCGATGCCGATAATTACGACGATGGCGACGGCAACGAAGTGCATTCTGCCTACACCCGCTGGAGCACCAGCGCGCAGCTGGGCTGGACGCCGGATGCAGACACCACCGTTGAACTGAGCGCGGCGAAAAGCGACGGCGAAGCCGCTTACGGCGACCGCGGCATGGACGGCACCGCCTTTGACCGCACCAATATTGGCTTAAGTTACGAACAGAACAACCTGTCGCCGTTAGTGGCGCAGGTAAAAGCGCGCATTTATCACAACTACGTCGATCATGTGATGGATAACTACAGTCTGCGCGATGTCCTGCCAACGGCAACTAAAATGGTCTCCAACCCGGACCGCGAAACTCAGGGCGCTACCGCCAGCACCGAACTGAACCTGTCTGACCGCCTGACCCTGGAACTGGGCGCGGAGCATCAGCGTAACGAGCACAGCCTGCGCAAAGCCATGAGCATGGTGGCCGGCGATGCCGCAGCTGACCCGGATTATCAGAGCCAGACCCGCATCGATGATATGCGTTTCACCAGCAACGCCCTGTTTGCCGAAGCCACTCAGCAACTGGATGGCGGTAACAGTCTGCACGCCGGCCTGCGCGTTACCCGTGACGAAGCCGAAGACTTACGCAGCGGAAAAACCACCAGCAGCACAGAAGATAACCAGTGGCTGACCAGCGCCTTTGCCCGTTATGAGCAGCAGCTGAACAGCAATACCCGCAGCTATATTGGCCTGGGTTATACCGAACGGGCGGCGGATTACTGGGAACGTACCCGCAACCCGGAGGCCACCTCCAGCATGATGACCGGCAGCGCCAGCACCTTTGCGCTGAACCCGGAACAAACCACCCAGCTGGATATCGGCCTGGTGTACAGCAGCACGGATATCAAAGCCTCGGTGTCGGCGTTTTACGCCCACCACAACGATTACATTCTGATTGAAAAACTCAGCGCGGTTGCCAGCGATGCGCGCAATATCCGCGCCACTACATTGGGCACCGAAGCCGACCTGAGCTGGCGTTTCGCCCCCAACTGGACCAGCACCAGCACCCTGGCCTGGGTGTACGGTGACAACGACAATGAAGACCGCGCCCTGGGCCAGATGCCGGCGCCGGAACTGCGTTTAGGTCTGAATTATGCACAAGGAAAATGGACGGCCGGTGGCCTGTGGCGCGGTGTGGCGCAGCAGTCCCGCGTCGCGGTTAATCAGGGCAATATTGTGGGGCAGGATATCGACGAAACCAGCGCCTACGCCGTGTTCTCATTGCACGCCGGTTATCAGGCGATGGAAAACCTGCTGGTCACCGCCGGTATTGATAACCTGTTCGACCGTACTTACGCCGAACATATATCCCGCAATGGCGCGACGGTGCCGGGCTACGATGTAACCACCGACCGCATTAACGAACCGGGCCGGAATCTGTGGCTGAAGGCGCAATATAATTTTTGA
- a CDS encoding GNAT family N-acetyltransferase, which translates to MWNFTAGGFSLRLPVTEQDNEALFVLLNDAEVAAHIPRLPLTVAAQALDELRRVAMRFETREAAFWLVENNAGELIGRIGIQNINWLQRCARLQWEFPASVSLADLQQIVPAVLNYAFTELGLHRIEMRLEAGHELQQQRLQALGFQREGCLPAQLEFEGRSVDLELWSFLATDRR; encoded by the coding sequence ATGTGGAATTTTACTGCGGGCGGTTTTTCCTTACGTTTACCGGTGACCGAACAGGATAATGAGGCACTCTTTGTGCTGCTGAACGATGCCGAAGTTGCCGCGCATATTCCGCGCCTGCCGTTAACCGTAGCGGCACAGGCTCTGGATGAACTGCGCCGCGTGGCGATGCGCTTTGAAACCCGCGAAGCGGCATTCTGGCTGGTGGAAAATAATGCCGGTGAGTTAATCGGCCGCATCGGTATTCAGAATATTAACTGGCTGCAGCGCTGCGCCCGCTTACAGTGGGAATTCCCGGCCAGCGTCAGCCTGGCCGACCTGCAGCAGATCGTGCCGGCGGTGTTGAATTACGCCTTTACCGAACTGGGTTTGCACCGCATCGAAATGCGGCTGGAAGCGGGCCATGAGTTACAGCAGCAGCGCTTACAGGCTTTGGGCTTTCAGCGCGAGGGGTGCCTGCCGGCGCAACTGGAATTTGAAGGCCGCAGTGTTGATCTGGAATTGTGGAGTTTTCTGGCGACGGATCGTCGCTGA
- a CDS encoding GNAT family N-acetyltransferase produces the protein MKFTPELAFNGGRVRPLDYDDADALLALYQQPELPGQSIPDNSEAMSRLVDYSVQMAATQRGMMWLLEVDGAVVGMVSAFDWQPSQLRVMMRVDGLPALNIEQRQAALQVCMDFLAQKYHLRNFGYQWIQGQNPAITSMLASMGFSLCATLRDGWRVGNDGFADVQQYHLLRAEEKPKAGRLGEQDNPGQNLDKSFSGNGGNA, from the coding sequence ATGAAATTTACCCCTGAGTTAGCGTTTAACGGTGGCCGTGTGCGGCCGCTGGACTATGACGATGCCGACGCCCTGCTGGCGTTGTATCAGCAGCCGGAATTACCCGGCCAGAGCATTCCCGATAACAGCGAAGCAATGAGCCGGCTGGTCGATTACAGCGTGCAGATGGCCGCCACCCAGCGCGGCATGATGTGGTTGCTGGAAGTCGACGGCGCGGTGGTTGGTATGGTCAGCGCGTTTGACTGGCAGCCGTCACAACTGCGCGTGATGATGCGCGTCGATGGTTTACCGGCGCTGAACATTGAACAGCGGCAGGCCGCCTTGCAGGTGTGCATGGATTTTCTGGCGCAGAAATATCACCTGCGCAATTTCGGTTATCAGTGGATTCAGGGTCAGAACCCGGCCATTACCAGCATGCTGGCAAGCATGGGTTTCAGCCTGTGCGCCACGTTGCGTGATGGCTGGCGCGTCGGTAACGACGGCTTTGCCGATGTGCAGCAATACCATTTACTGCGCGCCGAAGAAAAACCCAAAGCCGGGCGTCTGGGGGAGCAGGATAACCCGGGTCAGAACCTGGACAAATCATTCAGTGGTAACGGAGGTAATGCCTGA
- the dnaB gene encoding replicative DNA helicase — translation MSDDYNSDQQTASQRTPPHSVEAEQSVLGSLMLDERAWETVAETLQDNDFYRHDHRLIFRAIQHLVAQEQPIDVVTVSEELEERAQLEKAGGPGYLSRLVDMTPSIDNCAAYAEIVRERSQQRRLIEAATDIMQRAYETEGESSLTLISDAEKAIALIAEGSRKDGGPQAVGPILKNTLETLERMFEQPDGLTGLTTGFTEIDARTSGLQKADLVIVAARPSMGKTTYSMNLVENALLATKRPCLVFSMEMPSESIVMRMLSSIGKIDQTRIRSGKLIDEDWPKLSAAVNLLKDLPLYIDDTPALTPQEMRARARKVYRENNNDLAMIMVDYLQLMRVSGKSEGRTQEISEISRTLKAIAKEFNCPMIALSQLNRSLEQRPNKRPVMSDLRESGAIEQDADIIQFIYRDEVYNEDSPDKGVAEIITGKHRNGPIGIDRLAFIGKYTRFENLARGYEGGDDEY, via the coding sequence ATGAGCGACGATTACAACTCCGATCAACAGACCGCCAGTCAGCGTACGCCACCGCATTCGGTGGAAGCCGAACAGTCGGTACTGGGTTCGCTGATGCTGGACGAACGCGCCTGGGAAACGGTGGCCGAAACCCTGCAGGACAATGATTTTTACCGCCATGATCACCGGCTGATTTTCCGTGCCATTCAGCATCTGGTGGCGCAGGAACAGCCCATCGATGTGGTGACCGTTTCCGAAGAGCTGGAAGAACGCGCGCAACTGGAAAAAGCCGGCGGGCCTGGATATTTAAGCCGGCTGGTGGACATGACTCCGTCCATTGATAACTGCGCGGCGTACGCCGAAATCGTGCGCGAACGGTCGCAGCAGCGGCGCCTGATTGAAGCCGCCACCGACATTATGCAGCGCGCCTACGAAACTGAAGGCGAAAGCTCGCTGACGCTGATTTCCGATGCTGAAAAAGCCATTGCCCTGATCGCTGAAGGCAGCCGCAAAGACGGCGGCCCGCAGGCGGTAGGGCCGATTCTGAAAAACACCCTCGAAACCCTTGAGCGGATGTTTGAGCAACCCGATGGCTTAACGGGTTTAACCACCGGCTTTACCGAAATTGACGCCCGCACCTCGGGCCTGCAAAAAGCCGACCTGGTGATTGTGGCGGCGCGTCCCTCCATGGGTAAAACCACTTATTCCATGAATCTGGTGGAAAATGCGCTGCTGGCGACCAAACGCCCGTGCCTGGTGTTCAGTATGGAAATGCCGTCGGAATCCATCGTGATGCGTATGCTGTCGTCGATTGGCAAGATCGACCAGACCCGTATCCGTTCCGGCAAATTAATTGATGAAGACTGGCCGAAATTATCCGCCGCGGTAAATTTATTAAAAGACCTGCCGCTGTACATTGACGATACGCCGGCCTTAACGCCGCAGGAAATGCGCGCCCGGGCGCGTAAGGTGTATCGTGAAAATAATAATGATCTGGCCATGATCATGGTCGACTACCTGCAATTAATGCGGGTATCCGGCAAAAGCGAAGGCCGTACCCAGGAAATTTCGGAAATTTCCCGTACCCTGAAAGCCATCGCCAAAGAATTTAATTGTCCGATGATTGCCCTGTCGCAGCTCAACCGCTCGCTGGAGCAACGGCCGAATAAACGCCCGGTGATGTCTGACCTGCGGGAATCCGGTGCCATCGAGCAGGACGCCGATATTATTCAGTTTATTTACCGCGACGAAGTGTATAACGAAGACTCCCCCGATAAAGGCGTGGCGGAAATTATTACCGGTAAACACCGTAACGGCCCCATCGGTATTGACCGGCTGGCGTTTATCGGTAAATACACCCGGTTTGAAAATCTGGCGCGCGGCTATGAAGGCGGCGACGACGAATACTGA
- the rplI gene encoding 50S ribosomal protein L9 — protein MKIILLEKVANLGALGDTVNVRPGYARNFLFPQGKAVPATKINVEQFETRRAELEAQSAAKLADAQARAAKIEEIEVSVAVKAGDEGKLFGSLGNRDIADLVSQAGVEVTKAEVRLPEGPIRALGEFDIAIHLHPEVNAVLKLHVVAE, from the coding sequence ACTGGGCGATACCGTTAATGTACGTCCGGGCTATGCGCGTAACTTCCTGTTCCCGCAGGGCAAAGCTGTACCGGCTACCAAAATCAACGTAGAACAGTTCGAAACCCGTCGTGCCGAACTGGAAGCTCAGTCTGCTGCCAAGCTGGCCGACGCTCAGGCCCGCGCTGCCAAGATCGAAGAAATCGAAGTGTCTGTTGCCGTTAAAGCCGGTGACGAAGGCAAACTGTTCGGTTCTCTGGGCAACCGCGACATCGCTGACCTGGTAAGCCAGGCTGGTGTTGAAGTGACCAAAGCTGAAGTACGTCTGCCGGAAGGCCCGATCCGCGCGCTGGGTGAATTCGATATCGCTATTCACCTGCACCCGGAAGTGAACGCTGTACTGAAACTGCACGTTGTAGCCGAGTAA